A region from the Chlamydiales bacterium genome encodes:
- a CDS encoding UPF0158 family protein yields MAKTLPQAQNPLILRYHRLMDAFAKSDDERDFCLDRVEGFLFFIDLDKNEEELLQLDEELTLHSGRYCLIPKMTFYETKKFMEGFVNEKVYDIDTKEKLLDIIQSKEARENFLEFIYDHLTELEKWQQYYHERSRIRIIEWLRSQEIQFVFEEDLDLPPGVIEKLKRHIFDVKVSKDVSLARDVLFNKAKTYYSNEALNPRPKRGRPPKQVVKVETEPQLTPDMYTTVPAAIRHFLFLPEITSSSGVTFSARYDTEAQLLASLRGSSRVKVDAKLQALSERLESLRHLSTRLVDIHDITGIEKEQKLIKAITKEVVELPEATAEREAAGGEKKRSLTDVVKVFLPKKREKPVKTSDEPVVAKRKEIKMVTQLQHKKGKKK; encoded by the coding sequence ATGGCAAAGACTCTTCCTCAAGCTCAAAACCCTCTTATTCTGCGCTACCATCGTCTGATGGATGCGTTTGCTAAGTCCGATGACGAAAGGGACTTCTGCCTCGATCGAGTGGAGGGTTTTCTCTTTTTCATCGATCTCGATAAGAACGAAGAGGAGCTGCTGCAGCTAGATGAAGAGCTCACTCTTCACAGCGGTCGCTACTGTCTAATTCCCAAGATGACTTTCTATGAGACAAAGAAGTTCATGGAGGGGTTTGTAAACGAAAAAGTTTACGATATCGATACGAAAGAGAAGCTCTTAGATATTATTCAGTCAAAAGAGGCGAGAGAGAACTTTCTAGAGTTCATCTACGACCATTTAACCGAGCTTGAAAAGTGGCAGCAGTACTACCACGAGCGTTCGCGCATTCGCATCATCGAGTGGCTGCGCAGCCAAGAGATCCAGTTTGTTTTCGAAGAGGACCTCGATCTTCCTCCAGGTGTCATCGAGAAGCTCAAGCGCCACATCTTTGATGTGAAGGTGTCGAAAGACGTCTCTCTAGCGCGCGATGTGCTCTTTAATAAAGCAAAGACCTACTACTCAAATGAGGCGCTTAATCCTCGTCCGAAGAGAGGTCGTCCGCCGAAGCAGGTGGTGAAGGTTGAAACAGAGCCTCAGCTGACTCCGGATATGTACACGACGGTGCCTGCAGCAATTCGTCACTTCCTATTCCTTCCAGAAATCACGAGCTCTTCAGGTGTTACCTTCTCTGCGCGCTACGATACGGAAGCGCAGCTCTTGGCAAGTCTTCGAGGAAGTTCCCGCGTGAAGGTCGATGCGAAACTTCAAGCGCTCTCTGAGCGTCTGGAGTCATTGCGACATCTCTCTACGCGTCTTGTGGACATTCATGACATTACCGGCATCGAGAAGGAGCAGAAGCTCATTAAAGCGATTACTAAAGAGGTGGTCGAGCTTCCAGAGGCTACGGCTGAAAGAGAAGCTGCTGGCGGCGAGAAGAAGCGCAGCCTAACAGATGTAGTAAAAGTATTTCTTCCCAAGAAGCGTGAAAAACCTGTTAAGACTTCAGATGAACCTGTAGTTGCAAAACGCAAAGAGATTAAAATGGTCACGCAGCTTCAGCATAAAAAAGGCAAAAAGAAGTAG
- a CDS encoding response regulator produces the protein MSSAKKRILLADPSKELMRQILHAPDSKTYLFETALNGTECLKKIDTFQPDLILLDLLLPQMHGIEILRKLKADESRKNVGVILSSAQAMIQNYHTALNAGADYFLEKPFEIEHLFEIFQHYFAGTLTPPPFLGQESGDGEAAINYHPRHHSNNSYIKFWGTRGSNPVSGKEYIRYGGNTSCLEVRHGKDLVIIDAGTGIRPLGSTPFIQDANMIHLVVGHTHWDHIIGFPFFTPLYRPDCHVTIWSPVGFEKPTKELFTEMLAYAYFPVRLDDIRARISFKDITEGVPFSIGDIEIDTHYTYHPGATVCFKISTPGNKTIAYVTDNEMLMGYQGDPNEIDSEHPLLEPHKSMLKFLKGCDLLIHEAQYFPAEYQKKIGWGHSSITNATALVKHTGIKEWVVTHHDPSHSDEDLQRKLQCHHDILDDCKITCRVRFAFDGLKLPL, from the coding sequence ATGAGCTCGGCGAAGAAGCGGATCCTTCTAGCCGATCCGTCCAAAGAGCTGATGCGACAGATCCTGCACGCCCCAGATAGCAAAACCTACCTCTTCGAGACAGCTCTAAACGGCACAGAGTGCCTGAAAAAGATCGACACCTTTCAACCCGACCTCATTCTCCTCGATCTTCTCCTTCCCCAAATGCATGGCATCGAGATCTTAAGAAAACTCAAAGCCGATGAGAGCAGAAAAAATGTCGGTGTTATTCTCTCATCTGCGCAGGCGATGATCCAGAACTACCATACGGCACTCAATGCAGGTGCCGACTACTTCCTTGAAAAACCCTTTGAGATCGAACACCTCTTTGAGATCTTTCAACACTACTTTGCAGGGACGCTGACCCCGCCCCCCTTTTTAGGACAAGAGTCGGGAGATGGAGAGGCCGCAATTAATTATCACCCTCGCCACCACTCCAACAACTCATACATTAAATTCTGGGGAACACGCGGCTCCAACCCGGTCTCAGGAAAAGAGTATATCCGTTACGGAGGAAACACCTCTTGCCTCGAAGTTAGACATGGAAAAGATCTCGTTATTATCGATGCAGGCACAGGCATTCGCCCGCTTGGAAGCACCCCATTTATCCAAGACGCCAACATGATTCACCTTGTTGTGGGCCACACCCATTGGGACCACATCATCGGCTTTCCCTTCTTCACTCCCCTCTATCGACCCGACTGCCATGTCACAATCTGGTCACCCGTCGGCTTTGAAAAACCCACTAAAGAGCTCTTTACAGAGATGCTCGCCTACGCCTACTTTCCCGTTAGACTCGATGACATACGCGCGCGCATCTCATTTAAAGATATCACCGAGGGAGTCCCCTTTTCTATTGGAGATATCGAGATAGATACCCACTACACCTACCATCCTGGCGCCACTGTCTGCTTTAAGATCTCCACCCCCGGAAATAAGACCATCGCTTATGTGACAGACAATGAGATGCTCATGGGATACCAGGGAGATCCGAATGAAATTGATAGCGAACATCCTCTCTTAGAGCCGCATAAGAGCATGCTCAAGTTTTTGAAAGGCTGCGACCTCCTCATTCACGAGGCGCAATACTTCCCTGCTGAATACCAAAAAAAGATAGGCTGGGGCCACTCCTCCATCACCAATGCTACCGCTCTCGTTAAGCACACCGGCATCAAAGAGTGGGTTGTTACCCACCACGACCCGAGCCACTCTGACGAGGATCTCCAGCGCAAGCTCCAGTGCCACCACGACATCTTAGACGACTGCAAGATCACGTGCAGAGTCCGCTTCGCCTTCGACGGCTTAAAACTCCCCCTATAG
- a CDS encoding MFS transporter yields the protein MFNSSTNEKSSLLDDLPLNGKEKCLRTYDAMLQTRALDDKMSKLVRQNKGGTFHISVAGHEMVGAVSALSLIPGKDWGLPYYRDRAFAVGLGCSSKDLLGAFLARAVPHHSGGRMMPEHFSHRGLRIPCQSSCVGSQFLQAVGVAKGVQLAGHDEVVYVSAGDGATSQGDFHEALNFSCIHRLPVIFVIQDNGWAISVPVAEQTAGGSIVKMARGYEGLSVFDVDGCNFEQLSTALASAVSKGRAGEGPSLVVAKVPRLGAHSSSDDPTKYKESHQSEAEKARDPILLFESWLKEMGLATDEELKHRRELAFAQVELAAQEAEEIPFPPVETAATRVFKDIAEIAEEESSSQAESIVIVDALNHGLDEEMARDPHVVVFGQDVAHGKGGVFGVTRHLTGKYGKERCFNTPLAESTIIGLAIGLSCTHGYKPVAEIQFSDYVWTGINQLFNELSSIYHRSNGEWNCPVVIRMPSGGYIQGGPYHSQSIEAFLAHCPGLKVVIPSNSADAKRLLKAAIRDPNPVVFLEHKALYRQRVFCARPETGSEEILPLGKAKVVREGDELTLVAWGMTVVMGSEVAEKLAKEGISVELIDLRTIVPLDLECILKSLRKTGKLLIAHEAPGAGGFGAEIAARIIEEGFALLDAPIARVTGKNCMVPYCKDLENAVLPQTEDLERAARKLARY from the coding sequence ATGTTTAATAGTAGCACAAACGAGAAGAGCTCTCTCCTCGACGATCTTCCACTGAATGGAAAAGAGAAGTGTCTAAGGACCTACGACGCGATGCTGCAGACGCGCGCGCTCGACGATAAGATGTCTAAACTCGTCCGTCAAAATAAGGGCGGCACTTTCCATATTTCAGTTGCAGGTCATGAGATGGTGGGAGCTGTCTCGGCGCTCAGTTTAATTCCTGGCAAAGATTGGGGTCTTCCCTACTACCGCGACCGCGCCTTTGCAGTTGGGCTTGGCTGCTCATCAAAAGATCTATTAGGAGCCTTCCTTGCACGTGCAGTTCCGCACCATTCTGGCGGACGCATGATGCCTGAGCACTTCTCTCATCGCGGCCTCAGAATTCCCTGTCAATCGAGCTGTGTAGGTTCGCAGTTTCTTCAGGCAGTTGGTGTTGCTAAGGGTGTGCAGCTTGCAGGTCATGACGAGGTGGTCTATGTCTCAGCAGGCGATGGAGCGACCTCTCAGGGCGACTTCCATGAGGCTCTCAACTTCTCATGCATACACCGTTTACCTGTCATTTTCGTCATTCAAGATAATGGCTGGGCGATCTCCGTTCCTGTGGCAGAGCAGACGGCCGGTGGCTCAATTGTTAAAATGGCTCGAGGCTACGAGGGTCTTTCTGTGTTCGATGTGGATGGCTGCAATTTCGAGCAGCTCTCTACGGCTCTTGCGTCGGCAGTTTCAAAAGGGCGTGCAGGAGAGGGTCCAAGTCTCGTTGTAGCAAAGGTGCCAAGACTCGGTGCTCACAGCAGCAGCGACGACCCGACGAAGTATAAAGAGTCGCACCAGAGTGAAGCTGAGAAGGCGCGCGATCCAATTCTTCTATTCGAAAGCTGGCTAAAAGAGATGGGTCTTGCGACCGATGAGGAGCTAAAGCATAGGAGAGAGCTGGCCTTTGCTCAGGTGGAGCTCGCTGCCCAAGAGGCGGAAGAGATTCCCTTTCCACCTGTCGAAACCGCTGCAACGCGTGTTTTTAAGGATATTGCAGAGATTGCCGAAGAGGAGAGCTCCTCTCAGGCTGAGTCGATCGTCATCGTCGACGCGCTCAACCACGGTTTAGATGAAGAGATGGCAAGAGATCCTCATGTTGTGGTCTTTGGTCAGGATGTGGCTCACGGAAAAGGCGGGGTTTTTGGCGTTACACGGCACCTGACTGGAAAGTATGGCAAAGAGCGCTGTTTTAATACGCCTCTTGCCGAGTCTACAATTATCGGCCTTGCGATTGGTCTCTCTTGTACTCATGGCTATAAGCCCGTCGCTGAGATCCAGTTTTCAGACTACGTGTGGACGGGGATCAATCAGCTTTTCAATGAGCTTTCTAGCATCTACCATCGTTCAAATGGCGAGTGGAACTGTCCAGTGGTTATCCGCATGCCTTCAGGTGGATATATCCAGGGCGGGCCCTACCACTCTCAGAGCATCGAAGCATTTCTGGCTCACTGCCCAGGTTTAAAGGTTGTGATTCCGAGCAATAGCGCCGATGCAAAGAGGCTGCTTAAGGCGGCTATCCGCGATCCTAATCCTGTGGTCTTCTTAGAGCATAAAGCGCTCTACAGACAGCGCGTTTTCTGCGCGCGTCCTGAAACGGGCAGCGAGGAGATCCTGCCTCTCGGAAAAGCAAAGGTTGTCCGAGAAGGCGACGAGCTCACACTCGTGGCTTGGGGGATGACCGTTGTCATGGGCTCCGAAGTGGCTGAGAAGCTTGCAAAAGAGGGGATCTCTGTTGAACTGATCGATCTTAGAACGATCGTTCCTCTCGATCTCGAGTGCATCCTTAAGTCTCTTCGCAAAACGGGCAAGCTGCTTATCGCGCATGAGGCGCCTGGAGCCGGCGGTTTTGGCGCTGAGATCGCAGCGCGTATCATCGAGGAGGGCTTTGCTCTTCTAGATGCGCCGATTGCACGGGTCACCGGCAAAAACTGCATGGTGCCCTACTGCAAAGATCTAGAAAATGCGGTTCTTCCTCAAACGGAAGATCTCGAACGAGCAGCTCGCAAGCTCGCCCGCTATTAA
- a CDS encoding MFS transporter: protein MRFLPLLLTVFIDSLGFGLVFPMLGMLIMQADGGMMPVEASVATRGWVFGLLVSCFCMGQFFGGPILGALSDRKGRKKVLLATLVLAFFGYILGVVSLWSQSIFLFLFSRIVSGVAAGNFSIAQSMVVDSSSEDKAKNFGLIGMAWGAGFILGPYFGGQLATPDLWRGAMPLCFAAALCLVNLIWLLLAVKETLPVAQIRKINFMAGFEDLKKAFSHPKLRGIFLVMFIFSFGWGFFTEFSALFLIRRLDFNQQQIGYFYAWVGIWVALSQGVFIRPFLKRFSPQALLRGALLGLGLVLPLMLLVHTSFYLFLLLPLLALFESFIFPTASTIVSDLTSKEAQGEILGVHSSIQWAAIGIAPLFSGSVVALYPHLPITVASAGMFLAYLLFLWIWRRKPVET, encoded by the coding sequence ATGCGTTTTCTTCCTCTACTACTTACTGTTTTTATCGATAGTCTTGGCTTTGGCCTCGTCTTTCCGATGCTCGGCATGCTTATCATGCAGGCGGATGGCGGGATGATGCCGGTGGAGGCGTCGGTTGCAACGCGCGGGTGGGTCTTTGGTCTTCTGGTCTCCTGCTTCTGTATGGGGCAATTTTTTGGGGGGCCGATTCTCGGCGCTCTCTCAGACCGCAAGGGAAGGAAGAAGGTTCTCCTGGCAACGCTTGTTCTTGCTTTTTTCGGTTATATCTTAGGGGTTGTTAGCCTCTGGTCTCAGAGTATTTTTCTCTTTCTCTTCTCTAGAATTGTCTCGGGAGTGGCGGCGGGCAACTTTTCGATTGCGCAGTCGATGGTTGTGGATTCTAGCAGCGAAGATAAGGCGAAAAATTTTGGACTCATCGGCATGGCGTGGGGAGCGGGATTTATTCTGGGGCCCTACTTTGGAGGGCAGCTTGCGACTCCCGATCTCTGGAGAGGGGCGATGCCACTCTGTTTTGCAGCGGCGCTCTGTCTGGTTAATCTCATTTGGCTCTTGCTGGCGGTAAAAGAGACGCTGCCGGTTGCGCAGATTCGAAAAATAAACTTTATGGCGGGCTTTGAGGATCTTAAAAAAGCCTTCTCTCATCCAAAGCTGCGTGGAATTTTTTTAGTGATGTTCATCTTCTCTTTCGGATGGGGCTTTTTTACAGAGTTCTCAGCACTTTTTTTAATCAGACGGCTCGATTTCAATCAGCAGCAGATCGGCTATTTCTACGCGTGGGTGGGGATCTGGGTAGCTCTCTCTCAAGGAGTATTTATACGTCCCTTCCTTAAAAGATTTTCTCCTCAGGCTCTTTTAAGAGGCGCTCTTTTGGGACTTGGTCTGGTGCTTCCTCTGATGCTGCTTGTGCATACCTCGTTCTACCTCTTCCTCTTACTGCCGCTTCTTGCTCTATTTGAATCTTTTATTTTTCCTACAGCATCGACGATCGTCTCGGATCTGACTTCAAAAGAGGCTCAAGGAGAAATTTTAGGTGTACACAGCTCGATACAGTGGGCAGCAATCGGAATTGCTCCACTCTTTTCAGGTTCTGTCGTGGCTCTTTATCCTCATCTTCCGATCACGGTAGCAAGCGCCGGGATGTTCCTGGCCTATCTACTCTTTCTATGGATCTGGAGGAGAAAACCTGTAGAAACCTGA
- a CDS encoding MBL fold metallo-hydrolase, giving the protein MIGFCPLASGSKGNSIYLGTPETKILIDAGIGPKSLIARLAEIGVELSQIDAILITHEHTDHIHGLATLGCKLKIPIFANRETAKGIYSILKECPKFKIFSTGEAFEFGDLEILPFSIKHDALDPVGFTIRHGGLKLGFCADLGFASTLVKKALMDCDYLYVEANHQPSMVHASSRPAVYKERVLSRQGHLSNEECADLLIDIFHPNLKHVHLAHLSSECNSEEMALHVIRSKLGEKNLSVDLSIAYQDRISKPIFF; this is encoded by the coding sequence ATGATTGGATTCTGTCCTCTTGCATCCGGTTCGAAGGGTAACTCTATCTATTTGGGTACTCCTGAGACGAAAATTCTGATCGACGCGGGGATAGGGCCCAAGAGCCTGATTGCACGCCTCGCAGAGATTGGGGTGGAGCTCAGTCAGATCGATGCGATCCTCATCACTCACGAGCACACAGACCATATCCACGGGCTTGCAACGCTAGGCTGCAAGTTAAAGATCCCCATCTTTGCCAATCGAGAGACGGCAAAGGGGATCTACTCAATTCTAAAGGAGTGTCCAAAATTTAAGATCTTCTCCACAGGAGAGGCCTTCGAGTTTGGAGATCTAGAAATTTTACCTTTCTCAATTAAACACGATGCTCTGGACCCTGTGGGGTTCACAATACGACATGGCGGGCTCAAACTGGGCTTCTGTGCGGATCTGGGCTTTGCATCGACGCTTGTGAAGAAGGCTCTGATGGATTGCGACTACCTCTACGTTGAGGCGAACCATCAGCCCTCGATGGTCCACGCCTCCTCAAGACCTGCTGTTTATAAGGAGCGCGTGCTCAGCCGCCAGGGGCACCTGTCGAATGAAGAGTGTGCAGATCTGCTGATCGATATCTTCCATCCTAATTTAAAGCATGTGCATCTGGCTCACCTCTCTTCCGAATGTAATAGCGAAGAGATGGCACTACACGTCATTCGATCCAAGCTGGGAGAGAAGAACCTCTCTGTCGATCTCTCGATCGCCTATCAAGACAGGATCAGCAAGCCTATCTTTTTCTAA